The Paenibacillus sp. MBLB1832 genome has a window encoding:
- a CDS encoding extracellular solute-binding protein: MKKVLKMSGLTAAAALMLISTACGSNKPAESQSSTSAATPATSAAPKAPTEVTIIAPTYNDAPTNDLENIQQLNQKLNVKINASYVPSNNYDDKVNVMLASNDLPDLTVVWDITKQNWTQALGQGAFWDLTPYLKNYPNLSKIDPGVYTALSFNGKSFGVPRVRPQDGHESLIIRKDWLDKLGLQAPKTTDEFYKVMEAFTKNDPDGNGKPDTYGFAAYATPTPQTYLYSMFGSSSAGGLMQGWANNAGQLTPAFASPQMKTALTYWSKAYKDGLVVPDYPVMKAQQLKDMFIQGKIGMYIGNIYDIYNTPNVIKELQKVNPKADAVAYELPAAPDGKRYYEKSSGSFGQLMISKKVSEDKMKKILELMDYGNTLEGWKLLNYGIKDKDYTDTNLPTIAVQSDAAKKQNMLPNTSQWIPSFFNKYARAEHGEMSPEVLKYDHDLVDAISKQSILDPATGINTPTNAEKGADFLKKIYDNEINTLVGKSSLDDWDKFVKSMQEDASFQKLTKEVNDAYKARGGK; encoded by the coding sequence ATGAAAAAGGTTTTAAAAATGAGTGGTCTTACGGCAGCAGCAGCCCTTATGCTGATTTCGACAGCGTGCGGTAGCAATAAACCTGCGGAAAGTCAGTCATCGACATCTGCAGCTACACCTGCAACTTCAGCAGCGCCCAAAGCACCTACGGAAGTTACGATTATCGCACCTACTTACAATGATGCACCTACTAACGATTTGGAAAACATTCAACAACTCAATCAGAAGTTGAATGTTAAAATCAATGCTTCTTACGTGCCTTCCAACAATTACGATGATAAAGTTAACGTTATGCTGGCGTCGAATGACTTGCCGGATTTGACAGTTGTGTGGGATATTACGAAGCAGAATTGGACTCAAGCGCTTGGTCAAGGTGCGTTCTGGGATTTAACACCATACCTCAAGAACTATCCGAATTTATCCAAGATCGATCCTGGTGTGTATACCGCATTATCGTTTAATGGCAAATCCTTTGGAGTACCGCGGGTTAGACCGCAGGATGGCCATGAATCGCTCATTATTCGCAAAGACTGGTTGGACAAACTGGGGTTACAGGCGCCGAAGACGACAGACGAATTCTACAAAGTCATGGAGGCGTTTACGAAAAACGATCCAGACGGCAACGGAAAGCCTGATACTTACGGATTTGCCGCATATGCTACGCCTACGCCTCAAACCTACTTATACTCGATGTTCGGTTCTTCTTCAGCTGGCGGTCTTATGCAAGGCTGGGCAAACAACGCTGGTCAATTAACTCCGGCATTCGCTTCTCCGCAGATGAAAACTGCGCTAACTTACTGGAGCAAAGCGTACAAAGATGGATTGGTCGTGCCAGATTATCCGGTTATGAAGGCCCAACAGTTAAAGGATATGTTCATTCAAGGGAAAATCGGCATGTATATCGGAAATATTTATGACATTTACAACACGCCGAATGTGATCAAAGAACTACAAAAGGTGAATCCGAAAGCAGACGCAGTTGCTTATGAACTGCCTGCAGCACCGGATGGCAAGCGTTACTATGAAAAAAGTTCAGGAAGTTTCGGCCAACTGATGATCAGTAAGAAAGTGTCAGAAGATAAAATGAAAAAGATTTTGGAACTCATGGATTATGGCAATACACTAGAGGGTTGGAAGCTGCTCAACTACGGTATTAAGGATAAAGACTATACAGATACTAACCTTCCGACCATTGCAGTACAGTCGGATGCCGCCAAAAAGCAGAATATGTTGCCGAACACAAGTCAATGGATACCATCCTTCTTTAACAAATATGCAAGAGCCGAACATGGAGAAATGTCACCAGAGGTTCTCAAGTATGACCACGATCTGGTTGATGCGATCAGCAAGCAATCCATTTTGGATCCGGCCACAGGCATCAATACACCTACGAATGCAGAAAAGGGCGCAGATTTCCTCAAGAAAATATATGACAATGAAATCAATACGCTTGTAGGCAAAAGCAGCTTGGACGATTGGGATAAGTTCGTCAAATCCATGCAGGAGGACGCTTCTTTCCAAAAGTTAACGAAAGAAGTGAACGATGCCTATAAAGCAAGAGGCGGTAAATAA
- a CDS encoding carbohydrate ABC transporter permease, translating to MDRSSKWLDVFIYTALFLFSLSTVLPFIYITIVSFTEPHEFISTPVMLFPKTWSLASYRYIMSNNSFMNSFFITALLTIVGTVGALLVTSGLAYGLSRKRLKGRNFILTSILFTMLFNPGIMPNYLLIRNLGLLNSFWALVLPGLATAFYVLLMKSFFQDVPAELEESGKMDGCSDVGIFFRIILPISLPVIAAFSLFYGVAYWNTYFNGVLYINKDTLRPLQVVLQQMLAASAAPPDEASGIVIPAETVKMAAVVLAAVPIVMVYPFLQKYFVKGLTLGSVKG from the coding sequence ATGGATCGTTCCTCCAAATGGTTAGATGTCTTCATTTATACAGCACTGTTCTTATTTTCACTTTCTACCGTATTGCCGTTCATCTACATTACGATTGTGTCCTTCACAGAACCGCATGAATTTATATCCACGCCGGTTATGCTGTTTCCGAAAACATGGAGTTTAGCGTCATATCGTTACATTATGTCTAACAATTCGTTTATGAACTCCTTCTTCATTACAGCGTTACTGACAATCGTCGGTACGGTTGGTGCTTTGCTCGTGACGTCAGGGTTGGCATATGGATTATCGCGCAAGAGATTGAAAGGCCGTAATTTCATCCTGACCTCGATTTTGTTCACGATGCTGTTCAACCCTGGCATTATGCCTAACTATTTATTGATTCGAAATTTAGGATTGTTGAACAGTTTCTGGGCACTAGTGCTGCCAGGATTAGCGACTGCTTTTTACGTGCTGCTCATGAAAAGCTTCTTCCAAGACGTACCTGCAGAGCTGGAGGAATCAGGTAAAATGGACGGCTGCTCGGATGTCGGCATCTTCTTCCGGATTATTCTTCCGATATCCTTACCGGTCATAGCCGCATTCAGTTTGTTTTACGGAGTCGCGTATTGGAACACGTATTTCAATGGCGTACTTTACATCAATAAGGACACGCTGCGTCCGTTGCAAGTCGTTTTGCAGCAAATGCTAGCCGCAAGCGCGGCTCCCCCTGATGAAGCTTCAGGAATCGTGATTCCAGCGGAAACGGTGAAAATGGCAGCTGTCGTGCTTGCAGCAGTTCCGATCGTCATGGTGTATCCATTCTTGCAAAAATATTTTGTCAAGGGTTTAACGCTTGGTTCTGTGAAGGGTTAA
- a CDS encoding ABC transporter permease — protein MTLWLRGWGTALRRDKYLYLLMMPGLLFFLIFKYGPMWGLSLAFQNYSPFLGFWKSEWVGFKYFSDFLTNPDFFKLLRNTLAISFLNILFFFPAPIILALMLNEVRRVRFKKFVQTAIYLPHFVSWVVIAGICFILLSKSSGIVNGLIVDAGGTKIDFLTNANTFWLLLTSQSIWKDAGYGTIIFLAALTSINPEQYEAAQIDGASRWNQLIHITLPGIKSTIVVLLILRLGTVMDVGFEQVYLMSSAPVESIGDVFDTYAYRVGVQQGRFSFAVAAGMFKSIVGFIMVVAANRIAKKMGEEGVY, from the coding sequence ATGACACTATGGTTAAGGGGCTGGGGAACTGCCCTGAGACGAGACAAGTATTTGTACTTATTAATGATGCCTGGCTTGCTCTTTTTTCTGATATTTAAATATGGGCCCATGTGGGGGTTGTCGCTAGCATTCCAGAACTACTCCCCATTCCTTGGGTTTTGGAAGAGCGAGTGGGTTGGCTTTAAATATTTCAGTGATTTCTTAACGAATCCTGATTTTTTCAAGCTCTTGAGGAATACGCTAGCCATTAGTTTCTTGAACATTCTGTTCTTTTTCCCGGCGCCGATCATCTTGGCGCTAATGCTTAACGAAGTGCGTCGAGTACGGTTTAAGAAATTTGTGCAAACAGCCATTTATTTACCTCACTTTGTCTCATGGGTCGTCATTGCAGGTATTTGCTTCATTTTGCTTAGCAAATCTTCTGGGATCGTTAATGGACTGATTGTAGATGCTGGCGGAACGAAAATTGATTTTCTGACGAATGCGAATACATTCTGGCTATTATTAACGTCGCAAAGTATTTGGAAGGATGCTGGATATGGGACGATCATTTTCCTTGCGGCGCTGACTAGTATTAATCCCGAGCAGTACGAGGCAGCTCAAATCGATGGAGCTAGCCGATGGAATCAACTGATTCATATAACGCTGCCAGGAATTAAGTCCACGATCGTCGTTCTGCTCATCCTACGATTAGGAACGGTGATGGATGTCGGTTTCGAGCAAGTCTACCTGATGAGTAGCGCTCCTGTTGAAAGCATTGGGGACGTATTCGACACGTATGCATATCGCGTCGGTGTTCAGCAAGGGAGATTCAGCTTTGCCGTAGCCGCAGGTATGTTCAAATCGATTGTTGGCTTCATTATGGTCGTCGCGGCGAACCGTATCGCAAAGAAAATGGGCGAGGAGGGAGTGTACTAA